One genomic window of Bremerella sp. JC817 includes the following:
- a CDS encoding DUF1559 domain-containing protein, whose translation MAPNLDRSPSRHGFTLVELLVVIAIIGVLIALLLPAVQAAREAARRMQCSNHLKQLGLALHNYHDTYRAFPPGGYKAANQLSWHTRILSFIEQQAIEDQINWKAQGYPANKPVSLDIVPPMFHCPSNVSDKQRGVWSSGQVSGQNTYTQHYNGVAGPVGQNPQTGTNYPLLIGSAYHSGCTGSSERRGMATGGVLYVDSNVRFGDITDGTSNTLVIGERFEGETSWVAGTSNSIGWPCDAAAFKNLEYSINFCGPNESCSSYANSRPFSSNHPGGAQFALGDGSISFLPETTDFDVLLSLASRSGNEPVSLP comes from the coding sequence ATGGCCCCAAACTTGGATCGATCCCCGAGCAGGCACGGATTTACGCTGGTGGAACTGCTGGTGGTGATCGCGATCATCGGTGTATTGATCGCGTTGCTTTTGCCTGCGGTTCAAGCGGCTCGCGAAGCGGCCCGGCGGATGCAATGCAGTAACCATCTAAAGCAGTTGGGTCTGGCACTGCACAACTATCACGACACCTACCGCGCGTTCCCACCGGGCGGTTACAAGGCTGCCAATCAACTGAGTTGGCATACCCGGATCTTGTCGTTCATCGAACAACAGGCCATCGAAGATCAGATCAACTGGAAGGCTCAAGGCTACCCGGCCAACAAGCCGGTCTCGCTCGATATCGTGCCCCCCATGTTTCATTGCCCCAGCAATGTGAGCGACAAACAGCGTGGCGTCTGGTCGAGCGGTCAGGTCAGCGGCCAGAACACGTACACTCAGCACTACAACGGCGTGGCCGGTCCCGTCGGACAAAATCCGCAAACCGGAACCAATTACCCGCTCTTGATTGGCAGTGCTTATCACTCCGGTTGCACCGGATCGAGTGAACGTCGTGGCATGGCAACCGGTGGCGTGTTGTACGTCGACTCGAACGTTCGCTTCGGCGACATTACCGACGGCACCTCGAACACGCTGGTGATTGGCGAACGCTTCGAGGGGGAAACAAGCTGGGTTGCCGGAACCAGCAACAGCATCGGCTGGCCATGCGATGCGGCCGCTTTTAAGAACCTGGAATACAGCATCAACTTCTGCGGGCCGAACGAATCGTGTAGCTCGTACGCGAATTCCCGCCCGTTCTCGAGCAACCATCCAGGCGGAGCTCAGTTTGCCCTGGGTGATGGCTCGATCTCGTTTCTTCCGGAAACGACCGACTTCGACGTGTTGTTATCGCTGGCAAGCCGCAGCGGTAACGAACCGGTCTCGCTTCCTTAG
- a CDS encoding sulfatase-like hydrolase/transferase translates to MKSFSRIWCLMVPLVFIAWHSASADETLQPVKYRNPGLKVDLGVGLWAWPMPIDWDSDGDTDLLVSCPDVPFNGTYLFENPGGDTKFPIFKPPVKVGGGLHSIHVSYVDGKPRILSPGTEWVNFLGDKLADSKTIHSQKNIHPNRVRANQWRYVDYDDDGLTDLMVGVGDWTEYGWDDAFDSQGNWTRGPLRGYVYWLRNTGTNEDPTYDTPEKLMTGNQPIELFGMPSPNLADFDNDGDLDLLCGEFLDGFTYFENQGNRKQPKFAAGRRLTYEGEPIAMDLQMITPTSFDWDGDGDIDLIVGDEDGRVALVEHTGKFVDGVPQFLPPRYFQQEANALKFGALATPVSVDWDGDGDEDLVVGNSAGNIGWFENLDGGNPPKWDAIKLLKVNGKPIRPQAGPNGSIQGPAEAKWGYTTLSVADWDHDGRKDLIVNSIWGKVEWYRNTGSLDELAAAQPVEVEWPGNPPKPAWNWWDPKARELVTQWRTTPVVIDLNQDGLNDLVSLDHEGYLSFFERKKQGDQLVLLPGKRIFTDRKHKPLQLNSKTAGGSGRRKLCFADWNGDGKLDLLANSRNVDLFLNVSTDEHPWAFDSPVQVHSHRLAGHTTSPTIVNWNNDDRPDLLVGAEDGHFYTIENNWKPFDSRQVGSLTIERRSIQLGTLAEGQLAYGNRPYTWISVPAPFDGWQFVQGNGGETDYVFATADKPTTIYMATSASVKPSELSGWKPVEDGKFQYGDAGKTSMQVYQRDAEKGERVAIPQMTWTGGMLLLPPAKGASPAPQPKNNDMSEHRPNVLFIAVDDLRVQLGCYGDPIVQTPNIDRLASRGVLFEHAYCQQALCNPSRASIMTGQYPDSLGIWDLPTHFREVQPDVVTLPQHFKNQGYYTRNIGKVFHNYSQKIQNDPQAWSVPPMFDWGAHSQDWYVAGKPFELHKGPKGPAIQKVDVADEAYLDGRIAEEAAKAIRQQVPSDQPFFLAVGFWKPHLPFNAPQKYWDLYDSKAIADHASPASHGTAPEIARHDSREVRSYTDVAKSGPIAAEKSRQLQHGYYAAISFLDAQIGKVLDALEQSGQADDTIVVLWSDHGFHLGEHDLWCKTSNFELDAHVPLVIADPRNKYRGERTEALVELVDLYPTLVDLCELPTVKRLDGTSLRPVLTDPKAKIRETALTQHPRPAYFKGKPEVMGYSIRTPQYRYTEWRDFASGQVLATELYDHHEDPAENSNLAGDKRTAQIQSHLAKLLQGRIGTTTP, encoded by the coding sequence GTGAAGTCATTCTCTCGAATCTGGTGCTTGATGGTGCCGTTGGTATTTATTGCCTGGCATTCGGCTTCCGCCGACGAAACGCTGCAGCCAGTCAAATACCGCAACCCCGGCCTGAAGGTCGATCTGGGCGTGGGCCTTTGGGCTTGGCCGATGCCGATTGATTGGGATTCCGACGGCGACACCGACCTGTTGGTTTCATGCCCCGACGTCCCCTTCAACGGGACCTACCTTTTCGAGAACCCAGGCGGCGACACGAAGTTCCCGATCTTCAAGCCACCGGTGAAAGTCGGTGGCGGTCTGCACTCGATTCATGTTTCGTATGTCGATGGAAAGCCACGGATTCTCTCGCCAGGCACCGAGTGGGTGAACTTCCTCGGCGATAAACTGGCCGACTCAAAAACAATTCATTCGCAGAAGAACATTCACCCGAATCGCGTTCGGGCCAACCAATGGCGTTATGTCGATTACGACGACGATGGCCTGACCGATTTGATGGTGGGCGTCGGCGACTGGACTGAATATGGCTGGGACGATGCCTTCGATTCGCAAGGCAACTGGACCCGTGGGCCACTTCGGGGCTACGTCTACTGGCTGCGAAATACTGGCACGAATGAAGATCCCACGTACGACACGCCAGAGAAGTTGATGACCGGCAACCAACCGATCGAACTCTTCGGCATGCCTTCGCCTAATCTGGCAGACTTCGACAACGACGGCGACTTGGACCTGCTGTGTGGTGAGTTTCTCGATGGATTCACCTACTTTGAAAATCAAGGCAACCGCAAGCAGCCTAAGTTCGCGGCCGGTCGTCGTCTGACCTACGAAGGCGAGCCGATCGCGATGGACCTGCAGATGATCACGCCAACTTCGTTCGACTGGGATGGCGATGGCGACATCGACTTGATCGTCGGCGATGAAGATGGGCGCGTTGCCTTGGTCGAACATACTGGCAAGTTCGTCGACGGGGTGCCGCAGTTCTTGCCGCCACGTTATTTCCAGCAAGAGGCGAACGCCCTCAAGTTCGGTGCGTTGGCGACGCCGGTCAGCGTTGACTGGGATGGCGACGGCGATGAAGACCTGGTCGTGGGGAACTCGGCCGGAAACATCGGCTGGTTCGAGAATCTCGACGGGGGCAATCCTCCGAAGTGGGATGCCATCAAGTTGTTGAAAGTGAACGGCAAGCCGATTCGCCCCCAGGCAGGTCCCAATGGATCGATCCAAGGCCCGGCGGAAGCGAAGTGGGGCTACACGACGCTTAGCGTTGCCGATTGGGATCATGATGGTCGCAAGGATCTGATCGTCAACTCGATCTGGGGCAAAGTCGAATGGTACCGTAATACCGGGTCGCTCGACGAACTTGCCGCGGCACAGCCGGTGGAAGTCGAATGGCCCGGCAATCCTCCGAAGCCCGCTTGGAACTGGTGGGATCCGAAAGCAAGAGAACTGGTCACTCAGTGGCGTACCACGCCGGTAGTCATTGATTTGAATCAAGATGGCCTGAACGATCTGGTCAGCCTCGATCACGAAGGGTACCTGTCGTTCTTCGAGCGAAAGAAGCAAGGCGATCAGCTCGTTCTGCTACCAGGCAAGCGAATCTTTACCGACCGCAAACACAAGCCACTCCAGCTCAATTCAAAAACGGCCGGGGGTAGTGGTCGCCGCAAGCTGTGCTTCGCCGATTGGAACGGCGACGGCAAGCTCGATCTGCTGGCCAACAGCCGCAACGTCGATCTGTTTCTGAATGTCTCGACCGACGAACATCCATGGGCTTTCGATTCCCCGGTTCAAGTTCACTCGCATCGTCTGGCCGGTCATACCACCAGCCCGACCATCGTGAACTGGAACAACGACGATCGTCCAGACCTGCTGGTCGGTGCCGAAGATGGTCATTTCTATACCATCGAAAACAATTGGAAGCCGTTCGACTCTCGCCAGGTCGGTTCGCTAACCATCGAACGTCGCTCGATCCAACTCGGCACGCTCGCCGAAGGGCAGCTCGCTTATGGTAATCGGCCCTATACCTGGATCTCGGTCCCGGCCCCCTTCGATGGTTGGCAGTTCGTACAAGGGAACGGCGGCGAAACTGATTACGTTTTCGCCACCGCCGACAAACCGACGACGATTTACATGGCAACTTCGGCATCGGTAAAACCATCGGAGCTTAGCGGCTGGAAGCCTGTCGAAGATGGCAAGTTCCAATATGGCGACGCAGGCAAGACCTCCATGCAGGTCTATCAGCGCGACGCGGAGAAGGGGGAACGTGTCGCCATTCCACAAATGACTTGGACCGGTGGCATGTTGCTGCTTCCCCCAGCGAAAGGCGCTTCGCCTGCGCCGCAACCCAAGAACAATGACATGTCGGAGCATCGTCCGAATGTCTTGTTCATTGCGGTGGACGATCTTCGTGTTCAACTGGGATGCTATGGCGATCCGATCGTCCAGACGCCCAACATTGATCGACTGGCAAGTCGGGGCGTGCTCTTTGAGCACGCTTACTGCCAGCAAGCCCTCTGCAATCCGTCGAGGGCTTCGATCATGACCGGCCAGTACCCCGACTCACTCGGTATCTGGGATCTGCCGACGCACTTTCGCGAAGTCCAACCTGACGTGGTGACCTTGCCGCAGCACTTCAAGAATCAGGGATACTACACACGAAATATCGGCAAGGTGTTTCACAACTACAGCCAGAAGATTCAAAACGATCCTCAGGCATGGTCCGTTCCTCCGATGTTCGACTGGGGAGCCCACTCGCAAGACTGGTACGTCGCAGGCAAGCCCTTCGAATTGCACAAAGGTCCCAAGGGTCCTGCGATTCAAAAGGTCGATGTTGCTGACGAAGCGTATCTCGACGGACGTATCGCGGAAGAGGCGGCAAAAGCTATCCGCCAGCAAGTACCTTCGGATCAGCCGTTCTTTCTGGCCGTTGGCTTTTGGAAACCGCATCTTCCCTTCAATGCTCCGCAGAAATACTGGGATCTGTACGATTCAAAAGCGATCGCCGACCATGCATCGCCTGCCTCGCATGGGACCGCTCCTGAGATTGCCCGGCATGATAGCCGCGAGGTGCGGAGCTATACCGATGTCGCCAAGTCAGGTCCAATCGCTGCAGAAAAAAGTCGACAGCTACAACATGGATACTACGCGGCGATTAGTTTTCTGGACGCACAGATCGGCAAGGTGCTCGATGCCCTCGAACAATCAGGCCAAGCCGACGACACGATCGTGGTGCTTTGGTCCGATCATGGTTTCCATCTCGGCGAACATGACCTGTGGTGTAAGACGTCGAACTTCGAGCTCGATGCCCACGTTCCTTTGGTAATCGCCGACCCTCGCAACAAGTATCGCGGCGAGCGAACCGAAGCGTTGGTCGAACTAGTCGATCTCTATCCAACACTGGTCGATCTGTGTGAACTTCCCACCGTCAAACGTCTCGACGGTACAAGCCTGCGTCCGGTGCTTACTGACCCCAAGGCGAAAATTCGGGAGACGGCCCTGACGCAGCATCCTCGGCCTGCGTACTTCAAAGGAAAGCCGGAGGTGATGGGTTACTCGATTCGCACCCCGCAATATCGGTACACCGAATGGCGTGATTTTGCCTCGGGACAGGTTCTAGCAACCGAGCTTTACGATCACCACGAAGATCCCGCAGAGAATTCCAATCTGGCCGGGGATAAGCGGACCGCTCAGATCCAAAGTCACCTGGCGAAGTTGCTTCAAGGCCGGATTGGCACCACTACGCCTTAG
- a CDS encoding glycoside hydrolase family 97 N-terminal domain-containing protein — translation MSHFTNAQDSLRLTAMLLTLFLIPAISSAETLTSPDGQLKFQIKLRQAGPKSQLAYQVTTPEETIVADSTISFVRKDGVVIGDHLEQISVDPASSHDSTWNPVYGERSSIRDHYRTQTFRYRDTEANCPVVLEVRCYDSGVAFRTTLGDANGESLALAREQTEFRFAKDYPAWRTTSAQGTYDKVPLSQLGKNVERPLTIEAGKQVFAIGEAQLVDYAVMRLQTVAGGGSGVVSQLQSEIVGTTPLTTPWRFVMVADTPGQLLEANDLLLNLNEPCAIADTSWIKPGKVIREISLTTDGAKACIDFAAKNNFQYVEFDAGWYGHEYDDASDATTVTVDAKRSAGPLDLPGVIEYARQRDIGILVYVNRRALEKQLDEILPLYKKWGIAGVKYGFVQTGSQKWTAWLHEAIRKAADHQLMVDVHDEYRPTGYSRTYPNLMTQEGVRGDEATPSASLAITTIFTRNLAGAADHTICYYDPRVRANWSHAHQLAKAVCTYSPWQFMYWYDTPLSSLQDGKTTRNRIIDSPELTFFSEVPTVWDDTRVLNGVIGESVVTARRSGERWFIGAMNGDQPRTLNVPLDFLDSDRKYEATIYRDDPSLDGPTKVRIDRQIVDSNTVLEMELRPNGGEAVSLFPAK, via the coding sequence ATGTCGCACTTTACGAATGCCCAGGATTCGCTGCGTCTAACAGCGATGTTGTTAACTCTGTTTCTCATCCCTGCGATTTCCTCGGCGGAAACGCTGACGTCTCCTGATGGCCAACTCAAGTTTCAGATCAAACTGCGCCAGGCAGGACCCAAATCGCAACTCGCCTATCAGGTTACTACGCCTGAAGAAACCATCGTGGCGGACTCGACCATTTCTTTCGTACGTAAAGATGGGGTGGTAATTGGCGATCATCTCGAACAAATCTCGGTCGATCCTGCTTCGAGTCACGACTCGACCTGGAATCCTGTCTACGGCGAGCGAAGCTCGATCCGCGATCACTACAGGACCCAAACGTTCCGCTATCGCGACACGGAAGCCAACTGCCCGGTCGTGCTGGAGGTTCGTTGTTACGATTCGGGCGTCGCATTTCGGACGACGCTGGGCGATGCCAACGGCGAATCGCTCGCGCTGGCTCGGGAACAAACGGAGTTTCGCTTTGCCAAAGATTATCCTGCCTGGCGAACAACTAGCGCCCAGGGAACCTACGACAAGGTACCACTCAGCCAGCTCGGCAAGAACGTCGAGCGCCCGCTAACGATTGAAGCGGGAAAGCAGGTCTTCGCGATCGGCGAAGCACAACTGGTCGACTACGCCGTGATGCGTTTGCAAACCGTCGCTGGCGGTGGGTCCGGAGTGGTTTCGCAGCTGCAAAGCGAGATCGTCGGCACCACGCCGTTGACGACGCCATGGCGATTTGTGATGGTCGCTGACACGCCAGGGCAGTTGCTGGAAGCCAACGACCTGCTATTGAATCTGAATGAACCATGCGCGATCGCGGACACGTCGTGGATCAAGCCAGGCAAAGTCATTCGCGAAATCAGCCTGACGACCGACGGCGCGAAGGCCTGTATCGATTTCGCGGCAAAGAACAATTTTCAATACGTCGAATTCGATGCCGGTTGGTACGGACACGAGTATGACGACGCCTCGGACGCGACCACTGTCACCGTGGATGCCAAGCGTTCGGCAGGCCCACTCGACCTGCCAGGGGTGATCGAGTACGCCCGCCAGCGTGATATTGGCATTTTGGTTTACGTCAATCGACGAGCCCTCGAAAAGCAACTGGACGAGATCTTACCACTCTATAAGAAGTGGGGAATCGCAGGCGTGAAGTATGGCTTCGTCCAAACTGGATCCCAAAAATGGACGGCCTGGCTGCACGAGGCAATTCGCAAAGCAGCCGATCACCAGTTGATGGTCGATGTCCATGACGAATACCGGCCAACCGGCTATTCACGTACCTACCCCAATCTAATGACGCAGGAAGGCGTGCGAGGTGACGAGGCAACGCCATCCGCTAGCCTCGCGATCACCACGATTTTTACACGCAACCTGGCGGGTGCCGCGGACCATACGATCTGCTATTACGATCCTCGCGTACGAGCGAACTGGTCGCACGCCCACCAGTTGGCCAAGGCGGTTTGCACTTATTCTCCGTGGCAGTTCATGTACTGGTATGACACGCCCCTTTCTTCGCTGCAGGATGGCAAGACGACGCGAAATCGCATCATCGATTCCCCCGAATTGACGTTCTTCTCCGAGGTTCCGACGGTGTGGGATGATACTCGCGTGCTGAATGGTGTGATCGGCGAATCTGTCGTCACGGCTCGTCGAAGCGGCGAACGGTGGTTCATCGGGGCTATGAATGGTGATCAACCACGTACCCTGAACGTCCCCCTCGATTTCCTTGATAGCGACAGGAAGTACGAAGCCACGATCTATCGAGACGATCCTTCGCTCGATGGTCCGACCAAGGTGCGGATCGATCGGCAAATCGTGGACAGCAATACGGTTTTAGAGATGGAGTTGCGTCCCAACGGCGGCGAAGCGGTTTCGCTCTTCCCGGCCAAATAG